The sequence TTCCAACACCAACCCAACCTCCCAGTCCCAACCCCGATGACCCTTCCAACACCCAACCCAACCTCCCAGTCCCAACCCCGATGACCCTTCCAACACCCAACCCAACCTCCCATTCCCAACCACGATGACCCTTCCAACACCCAACCCAACCTCCCAGTGCCAACCAGTCCCCAACCTCCCAGCCCCACCCAGACgtccaccacccaccccaccaacccccagcatctcccatcaCCCCAAtggtccaacccaaaccatctccCCCTGCTGTCCCATgaggccccagcactgcccacccTTCACCCAGCCCCAAAACATCACCCCCAAGTTCTCCCCACCACCCTTGCCATCATCTAACCCCCATCCACCCCAGGACACCTCATCACCCAtcacccacccctgcccccctGTCCCCGGGTACCCCACGTGGTGGGTGCCCTCCATCTGCCCGAATTCGCTCCCCGGGGCCACCACGATCCCCGTTGCCTCCAGCAGCTTGTGGCAGAAGAAGACATCGGGCTCCAggaccagctcctggggacaagggatgggACGGTCACCCTATGCCACAGGGGGACGCTGTCCCAAGGACACCCTGTGTCCTGAGGGTGACCCACACCATGGGTTTCTCTGGATCCCAAGGGTGTCCTTTGCCCCAGGGTGCCCGATGTCCCCAGGACACCCCATGCTAGAGGGTGCCCCATACTCCCATGGTGTCCTAAGTTCTTGGAGACCGAgatgtccccagggtgccccacATCTCCAGGGTGTCCCATACAACAAGGTGCCTTGTACACCCAGGATGACCCACGTCCCCAGGACACCCCACAACATGGGGTTCCTCACACTCCCagcctgtcccatgtccccaggaTGGCTCCTGTCCCCAGGATGCCCCATGCTATGCCTTGTCCCAAGTCCCCAAGATGTCCCATGTCACCAAGATGCCATGGTGTCCCATCTCCCATGGTGTCCCGTGTCCCCAGGACGCCCTGTACTCCCTTGGTGTCCCTTCTGCCATGGTGGCCCATCACCCAtagtgtcccatgtccccacaaCGCCCCACACCACAGGGTTCCCCACACTCCCACTCTGCCCCACGTCCCCAGGAtggctcctgtccccatcctgccccactcCCCGGGGCCCCgcacccccggggtccccccctgcccacctccccgtCCCCCGGGTGCTCACCCGGGCCTGGCGCTGGGCGCGGGGCGGGAGCTGGATGCGGGGGAAGGCGCGGGCGCCCCCCTGGAGGGGGTGGCAGTGGATGCCGGGGGCTCggcccagcacctcctgcagcagccgGGCGTTGTGGGCCAGGTCCTGGAGCAGCCCCTGcctctgctggggtgggagggggctgagccggggggtgggatgggattgggatgggatgggatgggatggggaggggatgggatgagggatgggcatgggatgagggatggggatggggatggggaggggatgagaggggatgggatgagggatggggatgggatgagggatgggatggggatggggatgggcaggggatgagggataggatgagggatgggatggggaggggatgggaggggatgggaagggcaggggatgagggatgggatgagggatggggatggggaggggatggggatgggatggggaggggatgagggataggatggggatgggatggggaggggatgggatgggcaggggatgagggataggatgagggatggggatgggatgagggatgggatgagggatggggatgggatgagggatggggatgggatgggatgggatgggatgggatgggatgggatggggatggggatggggatgggatgagggatggggatgggatggggatgggatggggatgggatggggatgggatgagggatggggattggatgagggatggggatgggatgagggattggatgagggatggggatgggatgagggatggggatgggatggggatgggatgagggatgggatggggatgggatgagggatgaggatgggatgagggatgaggatgggatggggatgggatgagggatgggatggggatgggatgagggatggggatgggatgagggatgggatgagggatggggatggggatgggatggggatgggatgagggatggggatgggatgagggattggatgagggatggggatgggatgagggatggggatgggatggggatgggatgagggatgggatggggatgggatgagggatgaggatgggatgagggatgaggatgggatggggatgggatggggggtgggatgagggataggatgagggatgggatgagggatgggatgagggatggggatgggatgagggatgggatggggatgggaccaCCCACCTCCTCATAGGCTGGGTAGGAGGGGTCACTGGGCATCGGGGGCTCCATGGCCATCTCCAGCATCACCTGCCCCAGGATGGAGGGATACACCGAGAACCCCCACGTGTAGAAACACTTCAGGACACTCGGCTCGATGTTCACCAGCTCAAAGAAACCTGCTCGGAAACCACCCCTGAGGGAGCAGTGGGATGAAGGGGGCTGAAAAAaggggtttcggggggggggaaggggggctttGGGGGTCGTTCTCACCCCCCAACGCCCTTGGAGAGGGAGTAGAAGGAGATGAGCTGGACGGTGGAGGAGAACGGGGCAcccatctcccacagcacccGCTTGAAGGAGAGGAAGGGGCGGTCTGAGGTGGCCACGTTGTCCTGGAAGACCTACAGCACCCAGAGCTCAGTGGGACCGGggttttggggcgggggggggggggggggcacagccaccccccccagccccaaacggCACCCACCTCATCCGCCAGCAGCAGGAGGTTCTCCTCGGCCACCAGCCGGACGATGTCCTCCATGCTCTGCCGGCTCAGCACGtgtcctgcgggggggggggggggggaacccagtGGTTGAAGCCGGGGGGGGAACAAcagttggggaaactgaggcaggggaacTGCTTtagctccctccccccccccccaactcaccgGTGGGGTCCCCGGGGTTGACGACACAGAGCACCTTGGGGTGACACCTCTCCCGCGCCTGCCCCAGCACCCGCCGCACCGTCTCTCCGGCCAcgtcccagccccgctcctcggCCAGCGGGTACGGCACGGCCacggcccccgccagccccgtggcccccccgaggagcggggggCCCGGCACCGGCACCAGCACCCCCGTGGGCACCGCCGCCGTCTCGTCCACCACCAGCGTCAGCACGTCCTGACGGGAAGAGCCACCGGTGGCTTGTGGGGTGGTCCTCGGtgtcccccctcctctcctccatcccccccccatgCCACGCTCACCACCATGGCGGCCGCGGTGCCACCGCAGGGCACGATGCAGCGGGGGTCGCTGGGGGTGCCACCGTCCCTTCGCTCCAGGTAACGGGCCACCTTCACGGCCACCGTGTCGGTGACGTACTCCAGGTTGTACGCCCCTGGGGAGGAAGCCGGAATCGTGCCCCCACCCTGTCCCACTCCCCATCTACGGGGCTGTGTCGTCCCGTTCCCACCCCCCTCCTCGCCATggctgtcccccccctccccgtaccTGGGCTGTCACCCTGGAGGTGTCTCAGGACTTGTGCCGCCTGGCGTTTGGCATCCTCCGGCACGCACCCGGCACCCAGCAGCTCGGGGTAGGCGCAGATGGCAGCCACCTGCGGGAATCCAGCCCCCCCCTTCATggtcacccccccgcccccccgacaCCCCAGGGTACCCCCAGGGTCAAGatctgacaccccccccacatcCATCCCCAGGGTTCTGGGGGGATGCTGAGGGTCAAGGATCCatggtggtggtttgggttgATGTTCAACCCATCCCAtggttgtggggtggaggggggggtggggtgggggggtgttgggtACAgctatggggcacccccccaaGCGCAGGCAGCCGTGGGGCTCCCCGTTACCTGCCGGAGGAAGGTGAGAGGCTGGTGGCCAGCGGCAACTGCGTCCCCCGAATGGCAGTAGGTGACCTCGGTGAAGGGCTTCTCCTTGCCCTGGGGGACAGGAGCTGGCTCAGCAGGGCCACCATCatctgtcctgtccccccccccaccatatccccccccccctccccaaatcccaggggacacagccatggggctgggggagggggaaggcaccCTGGAGCATCCCAGGATGGGACGGAGGGGGGACCCCAGGGTAGGACCTGTCCcttgtggggctgtggggagcatgTAGGGACATGGGAtctgggtggccatggggacttGTGGAGCTCTGGGGACCCATGGGTGTCTGTGGGTCCCATGGGGCTCTGGGTGGCCATGGGTGTCCATGGGTCCTGAGACTCTGGGTGGCCACAGGGAACCTTTGTAGCTCTGGGGCCATATGTGGCCATGGGGACCTGTGGGGCTTTGGGATGATGGGTGGCCATGGGGAACCCTGGGTATCTGTGGGTCCTGTGGGGCTCTGGGGATccatgggtgtctctgggtcccgtGGGGCTCTGGGGATCCATGGGTCCTGAGACTCTGGGTGGCCACGGGGACCCTTTGGAGCTCTGGAGCCataggtggccatggggacctgTAGAGCTTCAGGCCAATGGGTGGCCATGGGGAACCCTGGGTATCTGTGGGTCCTGGGGCTCTGGGGATccatgggtgtctctgggtcccgtGGGGCTCTGGGGATCCATGGGTCCTGAGACTCTGGGTGGCCACGGGGACCCTTTGGAGCTCTGGAGCCataggtggccatggggacctgTAGAGCTTCGGGCCAATGGGTGGCCATGGGGAACCCTGGGTATCTGTGGGTCCTGGGGCTCTGGGGATccatgggtgtctctgggtcccgtGGGGCTCTGGGGATCCATGGGTCCTGAGACTCTGGGTGGCCACGGGGACCCTTTGGAGCTCTGGAGCCataggtggccatggggacctgTAGAGCTTCGGGCCaatgggtggccatggggacccaTGGGTATCTGTGGGTCCC comes from Numenius arquata chromosome 3, bNumArq3.hap1.1, whole genome shotgun sequence and encodes:
- the LOC141462823 gene encoding alanine aminotransferase 1-like, giving the protein MAAVGTSGGTACPPSPVNPISWHASPSPLQLLLQRAAAIEEELAQGKEKPFTEVTYCHSGDAVAAGHQPLTFLRQVAAICAYPELLGAGCVPEDAKRQAAQVLRHLQGDSPGAYNLEYVTDTVAVKVARYLERRDGGTPSDPRCIVPCGGTAAAMVDVLTLVVDETAAVPTGVLVPVPGPPLLGGATGLAGAVAVPYPLAEERGWDVAGETVRRVLGQARERCHPKVLCVVNPGDPTGHVLSRQSMEDIVRLVAEENLLLLADEVFQDNVATSDRPFLSFKRVLWEMGAPFSSTVQLISFYSLSKGVGGGGFRAGFFELVNIEPSVLKCFYTWGFSVYPSILGQVMLEMAMEPPMPSDPSYPAYEEQRQGLLQDLAHNARLLQEVLGRAPGIHCHPLQGGARAFPRIQLPPRAQRQARELVLEPDVFFCHKLLEATGIVVAPGSEFGQMEGTHHVGVSLLPPATTLERVLLTLTRFHATFLRDFS